In the Catharus ustulatus isolate bCatUst1 chromosome 18, bCatUst1.pri.v2, whole genome shotgun sequence genome, one interval contains:
- the ALDH2 gene encoding aldehyde dehydrogenase, mitochondrial, translating to MLRAVVRGSRLCPALLRAPFSAAAASPIPAPNPRPDIAYNKIFINNEWHDAVSKKTFPTINPATGEVICQVAEGDKADVDKAVQAAKAAFQLGSPWRRMDASHRGKLLNRLADLIERDRAYLAALETLDNGKPYAISYLVDLDMVVKCLRYFAGWSDKFHGKTIPLDGDFFCYTRHEPVGVCGQIIPWNFPLLMQAWKLGPALATGNVVVMKVAEQTPLSALYVANLIKEAGFPPGVVNIIPGYGPTAGAAISSHMDIDKVAFTGSTEVGHLIQKAAAESNLKRVTLELGGKSPNIIMSDADMDWAVDQAHFALFFNQGQCCCAGSRTYVQEDVYNEFVERSVEKAKARVVGNPFDFKTEQGPQVDEEQFKKILGYISTGQREGAKLLCGGNPAADRGYFIQPTVFGDVQDSMTIAREEIFGPVMQILKFKTIEEVIERANDSKYGLAAAVFTKDLDKANFVSQSLRAGTVWINCYDVFGAQAPFGGYKASGNGRELGEYGLEAYVEVKNVTIKIPQKNS from the exons atGTTGCGGGCGGTGGTGCGCGGCTCCCGGCTCTGCCCGGCCCTGCTCCGGGCTCCCTtctcggccgccgccgcctcccccaTCCCGGCGCCCAACCCGCGGCCCGACATCGCCTATAACAAG ATTTTCATAAATAACGAATGGCACGATGCAGTCAGCAAGAAAACCTTCCCCACCATCAACCCAGCCACGGGAGAAGTCATCTGCCAGGTGGCTGAGGGCGATAAG GCAGATGTGGACaaggcagtgcaggcagccaAGGCAGCGTTCcagctgggctctccctggagGAGGATGGATGCATCTCACCGGGGGAAGCTGCTGAACCGTCTGGCCGACCTGATCGAGAGGGACCGCGCCTACCTGGCC GCCCTGGAAACTCTGGACAATGGCAAGCCCTACGCCATCTCCTACCTGGTGGATTTGGACATGGTGGTTAAATGTCTCAG ATACTTTGCAGGCTGGTCAGATAAATTCCATGGCAAAACCATTCCTTTGGATGGAGACTTCTTCTGCTACACACGCCATGAGCCCGTGGGAGTGTGTGGACAAATCATCCCT tggaaCTTCCCACTGTTGATGCAAGCATGGAAGCTGGGGCCTGCCCTGGCCACTGGGAATGTGGTTGTGATGAAAGTGGCAGAGCAAACCCCCCTGAGTGCTCTCTACGTGGCCAATCTGATCAAAGAG GCTGGATTCCCCCCTGGTGTGGTGAACATCATCCCTGGCTATGGGCCCACGGCAGGAGCTGCCATCTCCTCCCACATGGACATCGACAAAGTGGCCTTCACTGGCTCCACCGAG gttGGACACCTGATCCAAAAGGCTGCAGCTGAGAGTAACCTCAAGAGGGTGACCCTGGAGCTTGGGGGGAAGAGCCCAAACATCATCATGTCTGATGCAGACA TGGACTGGGCTGTGGATCAAGCCCACTTTGCCCTGTTCTTCAACcaagggcagtgctgctgtgctggctccaggaCCTATGTGCAGGAGGATGTTTACAACGAGTTTGTGGAGAGGAGTGTGGAGAAGGCCAAGGCCAGGGTGGTTGGAAACCCCTTTGACTTCAAAACCGAGCAGGGGCCTCAG GTGGATGAGGAGCAGTTCAAGAAGATCCTGGGCTACATCAGCactgggcagagggagggagccaaGCTGCTGTGTGGGGGCAACCCTGCTGCAGACAGGGGCTACTTCATCCAGCCCACGGTGTTTGGGGACGTGCAGGACAGCATGACCATTGCCAGGGAGGAG ATCTTTGGGCCGGTGATGCAGATCCTGAAATTCAAAACCATCGAGGAGGTCATTGAGAGAGCCAACGACTCCAAGTACGGCCTGGCAGCCGCGGTGTTCACCAAGGACCTGGACAAAGCCAACTTTGTGTCACAGAGCCTGAGGGCTGGCACAGTCTG GATAAACTGCTACGATGTGTTTGGTGCCCAGGCTCCCTTTGGTGGCTACAAAGCCTCTGGGAACGGCCGGGAGCTGGGGGAGTATGGCCTGGAGGCCTATGTGGAGGTGAAAAAC gtgACAAtcaaaattccacagaaaaattcCTAA
- the MAPKAPK5 gene encoding MAP kinase-activated protein kinase 5 isoform X2 produces the protein MSQDHDMDKTIKETSILEEYNINWTQKLGAGISGPVRVCMKKSSQERFALKILLDRPKARNEVRLHMMCATHPNIVQIIEVYANSVQFPHESSPRARLLIVMEMMEGGELFHRISQHRHFTEKQASQVTKQIALALQHCHSLNIAHRDLKPENLLFKDNSLDAPVKLCDFGFAKVDQGDLMTPQFTPYYVAPQVLEAQRRHQKEKSGIIPTSPTPYTYNKSCDLWSLGVIIYVMLCGYPPFYSKHHSRTIPKDMRKKIMTGSFEFPEEEWSQISEMAKDIVRKLLKVKPEERLTIEGVLDHPWLNSTEALDNILPSAQLMMDKAMVAGIQQAHAEQLANMRIQDLKVSLKPLHSVNNPILRKRKLLGTKPKDGVYIHDPENGSNDSNVALEKLRDVIAQCILPQAGENEDEKLNEVMQEAWKYNRECKLLRDTLQSFSWNGRGFTDKVDRLKLAEIVKQVIEEQTNSHDSQ, from the exons ATGTCGCAGGATCACGACATGGACAAGACGATCAAG GAAACCTCCATTTTAGAGGAATACAACATTAACTGGACTCAgaagctgggagctgggatcagTGGGCCTGTTAG AGTCTGCATGAAAAAATCCTCCCAGGAACGTTTTGCACTGAAAATCCTCCTCGATCGTCCAAAAGCTCGAAATGAG GTACGTCTGCACATGATGTGTGCAACACATCCCAATATTGTTCAAATAATTGAAGTTTATGCTAACAGTGTGCAGTTCCCACATGAATCCAGCCCCAG GGCTCGGCTCCTAATTGTAATGGAGATGATGGAAGGGGGAGAGCTCTTCCACAGAATCAGCCAGCACCGGCACTTTACTGAGAAGCAAGCCAGCCAAGTAACAAAGCAG ATAGCTTTGGCTTTGCAGCATTGCCACTCACTAAACATTGCACACAGAGACCTCAAGCCTGAGAATCTCCTCTTCAAGGATAACTCTCTG GATGCACCTGTTAAGTTGTGTGACTTTGGGTTTGCCAAAGTAGACCAAGGTGACTTGATGACACCCCAGTTCACTCCCTATTATGTAGCACCTCAG GTATTGGAGGCACAAAGAAGacatcagaaagaaaagtcTGGTATTATCCCCACGTCTCCAACCCCTTACACTTACAACAAG AGCTGTGACCTGTGGTCCCTGGGGGTCATTATCTACGTGATGCTGTGTGGGTACCCCCCCTTTTATTCCAAGCACCACAGCCGGACGATTCCCAAGGACATGAGGAAAAAGATCATGACAGGGAGCTTTGAATTCCCAGAGGAAGAGTGGAGCCAAATCTCGGAAATGGCAAAAGACATTGTGAGAAA gctaCTGAAGGTGAAACCTGAGGAACGCCTGACCATTGAGGGGGTGTTGGATCATCCCTGGCTCAATTCCACAGAGGCCCTGGACAACATCCTGCCCTCTGCACAGCTGATGATGGACAAG GCCATGGTGGCAGGGATCCAACAGGCTCATGCAGAACAACTTGCAAACATGAGAATCCAAGACCTCAAAGTGAGCCTGAAGCCCCTTCACTCCGTGAACAACCCGATCCTGCGCAAGCGGAAACTCCTGGG CACCAAGCCAAAGGATGGTGTTTACATCCATGACCCTGAGAATGGAAGCAATGATTCCAACGTGGCCCTGGAGAAGCTCAGAGATGTGATTGCTCAGTGCATTCTACCACAGGCTG GAGAGAATGAAGATGAGAAGCTGAATGAAGTGATGCAGGAGGCCTGGAAATACAACAGAGAATGCAAATTGCTGAGAGACACCCTGCAGAGCTTCAGCTGGAATG gcaGAGGATTCACAGACAAAGTGGATCGACTAAAACTTGCTGAAATCGTCAAACAAGTGATTGAAGAGCAGACAAATTCCCACGACTCTCAATAG
- the MAPKAPK5 gene encoding MAP kinase-activated protein kinase 5 isoform X1 — translation MSQDHDMDKTIKETSILEEYNINWTQKLGAGISGPVRVCMKKSSQERFALKILLDRPKARNEVRLHMMCATHPNIVQIIEVYANSVQFPHESSPRARLLIVMEMMEGGELFHRISQHRHFTEKQASQVTKQIALALQHCHSLNIAHRDLKPENLLFKDNSLDAPVKLCDFGFAKVDQGDLMTPQFTPYYVAPQVLEAQRRHQKEKSGIIPTSPTPYTYNKSCDLWSLGVIIYVMLCGYPPFYSKHHSRTIPKDMRKKIMTGSFEFPEEEWSQISEMAKDIVRKLLKVKPEERLTIEGVLDHPWLNSTEALDNILPSAQLMMDKAMVAGIQQAHAEQLANMRIQDLKVSLKPLHSVNNPILRKRKLLGTKPKDGVYIHDPENGSNDSNVALEKLRDVIAQCILPQAGKGENEDEKLNEVMQEAWKYNRECKLLRDTLQSFSWNGRGFTDKVDRLKLAEIVKQVIEEQTNSHDSQ, via the exons ATGTCGCAGGATCACGACATGGACAAGACGATCAAG GAAACCTCCATTTTAGAGGAATACAACATTAACTGGACTCAgaagctgggagctgggatcagTGGGCCTGTTAG AGTCTGCATGAAAAAATCCTCCCAGGAACGTTTTGCACTGAAAATCCTCCTCGATCGTCCAAAAGCTCGAAATGAG GTACGTCTGCACATGATGTGTGCAACACATCCCAATATTGTTCAAATAATTGAAGTTTATGCTAACAGTGTGCAGTTCCCACATGAATCCAGCCCCAG GGCTCGGCTCCTAATTGTAATGGAGATGATGGAAGGGGGAGAGCTCTTCCACAGAATCAGCCAGCACCGGCACTTTACTGAGAAGCAAGCCAGCCAAGTAACAAAGCAG ATAGCTTTGGCTTTGCAGCATTGCCACTCACTAAACATTGCACACAGAGACCTCAAGCCTGAGAATCTCCTCTTCAAGGATAACTCTCTG GATGCACCTGTTAAGTTGTGTGACTTTGGGTTTGCCAAAGTAGACCAAGGTGACTTGATGACACCCCAGTTCACTCCCTATTATGTAGCACCTCAG GTATTGGAGGCACAAAGAAGacatcagaaagaaaagtcTGGTATTATCCCCACGTCTCCAACCCCTTACACTTACAACAAG AGCTGTGACCTGTGGTCCCTGGGGGTCATTATCTACGTGATGCTGTGTGGGTACCCCCCCTTTTATTCCAAGCACCACAGCCGGACGATTCCCAAGGACATGAGGAAAAAGATCATGACAGGGAGCTTTGAATTCCCAGAGGAAGAGTGGAGCCAAATCTCGGAAATGGCAAAAGACATTGTGAGAAA gctaCTGAAGGTGAAACCTGAGGAACGCCTGACCATTGAGGGGGTGTTGGATCATCCCTGGCTCAATTCCACAGAGGCCCTGGACAACATCCTGCCCTCTGCACAGCTGATGATGGACAAG GCCATGGTGGCAGGGATCCAACAGGCTCATGCAGAACAACTTGCAAACATGAGAATCCAAGACCTCAAAGTGAGCCTGAAGCCCCTTCACTCCGTGAACAACCCGATCCTGCGCAAGCGGAAACTCCTGGG CACCAAGCCAAAGGATGGTGTTTACATCCATGACCCTGAGAATGGAAGCAATGATTCCAACGTGGCCCTGGAGAAGCTCAGAGATGTGATTGCTCAGTGCATTCTACCACAGGCTGGTAAAG GAGAGAATGAAGATGAGAAGCTGAATGAAGTGATGCAGGAGGCCTGGAAATACAACAGAGAATGCAAATTGCTGAGAGACACCCTGCAGAGCTTCAGCTGGAATG gcaGAGGATTCACAGACAAAGTGGATCGACTAAAACTTGCTGAAATCGTCAAACAAGTGATTGAAGAGCAGACAAATTCCCACGACTCTCAATAG
- the MAPKAPK5 gene encoding MAP kinase-activated protein kinase 5 isoform X3: MRARLLIVMEMMEGGELFHRISQHRHFTEKQASQVTKQIALALQHCHSLNIAHRDLKPENLLFKDNSLDAPVKLCDFGFAKVDQGDLMTPQFTPYYVAPQVLEAQRRHQKEKSGIIPTSPTPYTYNKSCDLWSLGVIIYVMLCGYPPFYSKHHSRTIPKDMRKKIMTGSFEFPEEEWSQISEMAKDIVRKLLKVKPEERLTIEGVLDHPWLNSTEALDNILPSAQLMMDKAMVAGIQQAHAEQLANMRIQDLKVSLKPLHSVNNPILRKRKLLGTKPKDGVYIHDPENGSNDSNVALEKLRDVIAQCILPQAGKGENEDEKLNEVMQEAWKYNRECKLLRDTLQSFSWNGRGFTDKVDRLKLAEIVKQVIEEQTNSHDSQ, translated from the exons ATGAG GGCTCGGCTCCTAATTGTAATGGAGATGATGGAAGGGGGAGAGCTCTTCCACAGAATCAGCCAGCACCGGCACTTTACTGAGAAGCAAGCCAGCCAAGTAACAAAGCAG ATAGCTTTGGCTTTGCAGCATTGCCACTCACTAAACATTGCACACAGAGACCTCAAGCCTGAGAATCTCCTCTTCAAGGATAACTCTCTG GATGCACCTGTTAAGTTGTGTGACTTTGGGTTTGCCAAAGTAGACCAAGGTGACTTGATGACACCCCAGTTCACTCCCTATTATGTAGCACCTCAG GTATTGGAGGCACAAAGAAGacatcagaaagaaaagtcTGGTATTATCCCCACGTCTCCAACCCCTTACACTTACAACAAG AGCTGTGACCTGTGGTCCCTGGGGGTCATTATCTACGTGATGCTGTGTGGGTACCCCCCCTTTTATTCCAAGCACCACAGCCGGACGATTCCCAAGGACATGAGGAAAAAGATCATGACAGGGAGCTTTGAATTCCCAGAGGAAGAGTGGAGCCAAATCTCGGAAATGGCAAAAGACATTGTGAGAAA gctaCTGAAGGTGAAACCTGAGGAACGCCTGACCATTGAGGGGGTGTTGGATCATCCCTGGCTCAATTCCACAGAGGCCCTGGACAACATCCTGCCCTCTGCACAGCTGATGATGGACAAG GCCATGGTGGCAGGGATCCAACAGGCTCATGCAGAACAACTTGCAAACATGAGAATCCAAGACCTCAAAGTGAGCCTGAAGCCCCTTCACTCCGTGAACAACCCGATCCTGCGCAAGCGGAAACTCCTGGG CACCAAGCCAAAGGATGGTGTTTACATCCATGACCCTGAGAATGGAAGCAATGATTCCAACGTGGCCCTGGAGAAGCTCAGAGATGTGATTGCTCAGTGCATTCTACCACAGGCTGGTAAAG GAGAGAATGAAGATGAGAAGCTGAATGAAGTGATGCAGGAGGCCTGGAAATACAACAGAGAATGCAAATTGCTGAGAGACACCCTGCAGAGCTTCAGCTGGAATG gcaGAGGATTCACAGACAAAGTGGATCGACTAAAACTTGCTGAAATCGTCAAACAAGTGATTGAAGAGCAGACAAATTCCCACGACTCTCAATAG